A region of Clostridia bacterium DNA encodes the following proteins:
- a CDS encoding DUF4397 domain-containing protein, with product MFERYCYFPYDPYNRAPSDISYIRILHASPGAPTVDIYANENIIARGLVYKGFTPYIRVNTGVYNINVFPSGQTSNPVLSTSINIPPQSVMTVAAAGRPAELSLFPINEPFVPTTQGKAYVRFVHLSPDTPSVDITLPNGTILFSNVAYKGITEYIPVDPGTYILEARPTSTEVIALYVPNITLRADRFYTVYAVGLSGGTPSLQALIPLDGNSYIKF from the coding sequence TCCATATAACAGGGCTCCATCAGATATCTCCTATATCAGAATCCTTCATGCATCTCCGGGTGCACCTACTGTGGATATATATGCAAATGAGAATATTATAGCACGCGGCCTGGTATATAAAGGCTTTACACCATATATCAGGGTTAATACCGGTGTTTATAATATAAATGTTTTCCCATCCGGACAAACTTCAAACCCTGTTTTGAGTACCAGTATAAATATTCCTCCTCAATCAGTGATGACAGTTGCAGCAGCAGGCAGACCAGCTGAGCTGAGTCTTTTCCCGATTAATGAGCCTTTTGTTCCAACAACACAGGGGAAAGCTTATGTAAGATTTGTACACCTGTCACCGGATACACCAAGCGTTGATATTACACTACCCAATGGAACCATACTTTTCAGTAATGTTGCTTACAAGGGTATTACAGAATATATACCTGTCGATCCGGGAACATATATCCTGGAAGCACGTCCTACAAGTACTGAAGTTATAGCTCTATACGTACCCAATATAACTCTTCGTGCTGACAGATTCTATACAGTATACGCAGTTGGTTTGTCCGGAGGTACTCCATCACTGCAGGCACTCATACCCTTAGATGGAAATTCGTATATAAAGTTTTAA